A window from Acropora palmata chromosome 14, jaAcrPala1.3, whole genome shotgun sequence encodes these proteins:
- the LOC141866181 gene encoding uncharacterized protein LOC141866181, protein MERITCSCRGQCALKRGRGACVCKREDLKCVASCKCDKSKCKNKDNTLERNQRAAEATPTSGAEAFAASIERTRQVIREFVKSLDRDQQVELLCKLLSMGRGSLEFAKHAVAQGIPEQPSPLEEQPPWCQCHICRPMESEQENLCCKKRTCITSYTSFSNICLDREILEVCIKARCDIRAEEFNFTMESFPKAAYRQYVLWRYGKLGRGNRRVIPACVVRMIRAAYPAPDGQYMGFKNN, encoded by the exons ATGGAAAGGATTACCTGTTCATGCAGAGGACAATGTGCTTTGAAAAGGGGTAGAGGCGCTTGTGTTTGTAAACGGGAAGACTTGAAGTGTGTGGCCTCGTGCAAATGCGACAAGTCAAAGTGTAAAAACAAG GATAATACATTGGAGAGGAACCAAAGGGCCGCTGAAGCAACGCCAACTTCAGGTGCGGAAGCCTTTGCGGCCAGTATCGAAAGAACACGACAAGTAATACGA GAATTCGTGAAGTCACTAGATCGTGACCAACAAGTTGAACTGCTTTGCAAGTTGCTCAGTATGGGAAGAGGAAGTCTGGAGTTTGCCAAACATGCAGTAGCACAAGGAATTCCTGAACAGCCTTCTCCATTAGAAGAACAACCTCCCTGGTGTCAGTGCCATATTTGCAGGCCAATGGAATCTGAGCAAGAAAATCTTTGTTGTAAGAAACGTACCTGTATAACTTCATATACCTCATTTAGTAACATCTGTCTTGATCGTGAGATTTTGGAGGTATGCATCAAAGCTAGATGCGACATAAGAGCGGAGGAGTTCAACTTTACAATGGAGAGTTTTCCCAAAGCCGCCTACAGACAATATGTCCTCTGGAGATATGGCAAGCTGGGGCGGGGTAACAGACGAGTCATTCCTGCATGTGTAGTACGCATGATAAGAGCTGCATACCCAGCACCAGATGGCCAGTACATGGGCTTTAAGAacaattag